One segment of Brassica napus cultivar Da-Ae chromosome C3, Da-Ae, whole genome shotgun sequence DNA contains the following:
- the LOC106390803 gene encoding 60S ribosomal protein L5-1, giving the protein MVFVKPSKSNAYFKRYQVKFRRRRDGKTDYRARIRLINQDKNKYNTPKYRFVVRFTNKDIVAQIVSASIAGDIVKASAYAHELPQYGLTVGLTNYAAAYCTGLLLARRVLKMLEMDEEYEGNLEATGEDFSVEPTESRRPFRALLDVGLIRTTTGNRVFGALKGALDGGLDIPHSDKRFAGFNKENKQLDAEIHRNYIYGGHVSNYMKMLNEDEPEKFQTHFSQYLKKGVDAESMEELYKKVHAAIRADPNPKKTKKPAPKTHKRYNLKKLTYEERKNKLIERVKALNGAAGGDDDDEDDEE; this is encoded by the exons AGGAGAG ATGGTAAGACTGATTACAGAGCTAGGATCCGTCTTATCAACCAAGACAAGAACAAGTACAACACACCAAAGTACCGTTTTGTTGTCAGGTTCACCAACAAAGATATAGTCGCACAGATCGTGTCTGCAAGCATAGCCGGTGACATTGTCAAGGCTTCTGCTTACGCTCATGAGTTGCCTCAGTATGGTCTCACTGTTGGACTTACTAACTACGCTGCAG CTTACTGCACTGGGCTTCTTTTGGCTCGTCGTGTTCTGAAGATGCTGGAAATGGATGAGGAGTACGAGGGCAACCTTGAG GCTACCGGAGAGGACTTTTCCGTGGAGCCAACCGAGTCCAGGAGACCTTTCCGTGCTCTTCTTGATGTTGGTCTTATCAGGACCACTACAGGAAACCGTGTCTTCGGTGCACTCAAG GGTGCCTTGGACGGAGGACTTGATATCCCACACAGTGACAAGAGATTCGCTGGTTTCAACAAGGAGAACAAGCAACTCGATGCTGAGATCCACAGGAACTACATCTATGGAGGTCACGTCTCAAACTACATGAAGATGTTGAACGAAGATGAGCCAGAGAAGTTTCAGACTCACTTCAGTCAGTACTTGAAGAAAGGAGTTGATGCTGAGAGCATGGAGGAGCTGTACAAGAAGGTTCATGCAGCCATCCGTGCAGACCCCAACCCTAAGAAGACCAAGAAACCTGCTCCCAAGACACACAAGAG GTACAACTTGAAGAAGTTGACCTACGAGGAGAGGAAGAACAAGTTGATCGAGAGAGTCAAGGCATTGAACGGAGCAGCTGGtggggatgatgatgatgaggacgaCGAAGAGTAA